The following are encoded in a window of Aerosakkonema funiforme FACHB-1375 genomic DNA:
- a CDS encoding DUF7219 family protein — MTESLDKNNFLYPQNSYRGQLTPEHLLYNANLQELAQKVSYISALETGGKISATQAYEQIKHLWKEFKYTTHNLGIVHKD, encoded by the coding sequence ATGACTGAATCGCTCGATAAAAATAACTTTTTATATCCACAAAATTCCTATCGTGGCCAGTTAACTCCAGAGCATTTACTTTATAATGCCAATTTGCAAGAATTAGCTCAAAAAGTTTCTTATATCTCTGCATTAGAAACAGGCGGTAAAATTTCTGCCACACAGGCATACGAACAAATTAAACACCTGTGGAAAGAATTTAAATATACTACGCACAACTTGGGGATTGTTCATAAAGATTAA
- a CDS encoding PAS domain S-box protein gives MNVDLFAKQIEAIHGRLYQLYEGANATPAPQPDLLPKAFKELGTASEALQIAAEELYQQNEELMEVRSQVEIERQRYMDLFEFAPDAYIVTDAQGKIREANRAACSMLNLTQKFLIGKPLIVFITESERWVFRSELNRIQQKDRVQELEVRMQARGGEQFDASVKIAPVLDAEGRPIALRWMLRDISAQKRSLQAIDLFDLHPSCDRPAQVYAKGEVIPLNSQTIWLVCHGLVKLTTLSETGQEVLVGLAGEEMPFGSSLTSLHAYQATALSKEVRLVSVSLTEIATSPKLAQTLLSKINHRLQQTESLLAISGQRRVKDRLYYFLLLLKQEFGEPVTEGTRLRVRLTHEDFANACCTTRVTITRLLSRLQQQNTILFDSKSHIIIRNSNL, from the coding sequence ATGAACGTAGATTTATTTGCCAAGCAGATAGAAGCAATTCACGGTCGCTTATACCAGCTCTACGAAGGAGCTAACGCCACCCCTGCCCCGCAACCGGACTTGCTGCCAAAAGCTTTTAAAGAACTGGGTACGGCCTCGGAAGCACTACAAATAGCAGCAGAGGAACTGTACCAGCAAAATGAAGAGTTGATGGAAGTCAGATCCCAGGTAGAAATAGAACGCCAGCGCTACATGGATCTGTTTGAGTTCGCTCCGGATGCTTACATAGTGACTGATGCACAAGGGAAAATCCGAGAAGCCAACCGCGCCGCCTGCTCAATGCTGAACCTGACACAAAAGTTCTTGATTGGCAAACCCCTGATAGTTTTTATCACTGAGTCAGAACGTTGGGTTTTTCGTTCGGAATTAAACCGAATTCAGCAAAAAGACCGGGTGCAAGAATTGGAAGTGCGAATGCAAGCTCGTGGGGGTGAGCAGTTTGATGCGTCTGTGAAAATAGCTCCCGTCTTGGATGCGGAAGGCAGACCGATCGCCCTGCGTTGGATGCTGCGAGATATCTCAGCACAGAAGCGGAGTCTACAGGCGATCGATCTTTTCGATCTGCATCCGAGCTGCGATCGTCCCGCTCAAGTTTATGCTAAAGGTGAAGTTATTCCCCTCAATTCCCAAACTATTTGGCTAGTATGTCACGGCTTGGTGAAACTGACTACCTTGAGCGAAACCGGCCAAGAAGTATTAGTAGGATTGGCAGGCGAAGAAATGCCTTTTGGTTCCAGCTTAACCTCCCTGCACGCTTACCAAGCCACAGCCTTATCGAAGGAAGTTCGATTAGTGTCTGTTTCCTTGACAGAAATAGCCACCTCCCCAAAACTCGCTCAGACACTTTTATCTAAAATTAACCATCGGCTGCAGCAGACAGAATCTCTTTTAGCCATTTCCGGACAGAGACGAGTCAAAGACCGCTTGTACTATTTTCTGCTGCTGTTGAAACAGGAATTTGGCGAACCAGTCACCGAAGGAACTCGTCTGAGAGTTCGCCTCACTCACGAAGACTTTGCAAATGCTTGCTGCACCACCCGCGTGACGATTACCCGCCTGCTTAGTAGGTTACAGCAACAAAATACTATCTTGTTTGACTCTAAATCTCACATCATCATCAGGAATAGCAATTTATAA
- a CDS encoding PAS domain-containing sensor histidine kinase, translating to MATEGKESAIVENRSLKAEQNLRCASDKFFALSLDMLFVVGLDGYIKQLNPMSEKTLGFTTKEFLSLPLLEFVHPQDREFTLAQFEKLENITETVSFENRCRCKDGSYKWLLWNATLSQEEQLIYLVARDITASKQEKQALQETEERYRLLVESVKDYAIYMLDPQGHVISWNPGAERLKRYRAEEIIGKHFSCFYLSEDIKQGKPEQELRVAQAEGRYEDEGWRVRKDGSRFLANAVVTALRGKDGQLRGFAKVTRDITERKLAQEALQQANDELEKRVEERTAELTQANALLRQEIDVRKRTEVALRQSKAHLKEQAKQLEEALHELHSTQAQLIQKEKMSSLGQLVAGIAHEINNPVSFIYCNLDYANRYVQDLLHLLRLYQQNFPQSTPEIVEAESAIDLDFLVADITKLLSSMKRGAKRIHEIVLSLRNFARHDEAEMKFVNIHEGIDSTLSLLQNRLKATEGCPPIQVIQAYGDLPLVECYPGLLNQVFMNLFANAIDALEELERSKVDTLSPSHPTIIIRTEVVGQRVRISVADNGPGMTEEVRRRLYDPFFTTKSVGQGIGLGLSICYQIVVEKHRGQLNCISQPGKGAEFVIEIPVFARSTQPTSFQSKTEVSSQQQLALN from the coding sequence ATGGCAACGGAAGGTAAAGAAAGCGCGATCGTGGAAAACCGATCGCTCAAAGCAGAGCAGAACTTACGGTGCGCCTCTGACAAGTTTTTCGCTCTCTCCCTAGATATGCTTTTCGTCGTGGGTTTAGACGGCTACATCAAACAACTGAACCCAATGTCCGAAAAAACGCTCGGCTTTACAACCAAAGAATTTCTTTCCCTACCGTTGCTGGAATTTGTTCATCCCCAAGACCGGGAATTTACCCTGGCACAATTTGAGAAGCTCGAAAATATAACAGAGACTGTTTCCTTTGAAAATCGCTGTCGGTGCAAAGACGGCTCCTACAAATGGCTGTTGTGGAACGCCACCCTATCTCAGGAGGAACAATTAATTTACCTTGTCGCTAGGGATATCACTGCGAGCAAACAGGAAAAACAAGCTTTGCAGGAAACCGAAGAACGTTACCGCTTGTTAGTTGAAAGCGTCAAAGACTATGCCATATATATGTTAGACCCCCAAGGGCACGTCATCAGCTGGAACCCTGGAGCCGAACGGTTGAAAAGATATCGGGCAGAGGAAATCATCGGCAAGCATTTCTCTTGCTTTTATCTCAGCGAAGATATAAAACAAGGCAAACCCGAACAAGAATTAAGAGTGGCTCAAGCGGAAGGCAGGTATGAAGACGAAGGTTGGCGCGTGCGTAAGGACGGGTCGCGATTTTTGGCTAATGCCGTCGTCACAGCTTTGCGAGGGAAAGATGGACAGCTGCGGGGTTTTGCCAAGGTGACGCGAGACATCACCGAACGCAAGCTAGCGCAAGAGGCGCTCCAACAGGCGAACGACGAATTAGAAAAACGAGTGGAAGAACGAACGGCTGAGCTAACTCAAGCTAATGCCCTTTTGAGACAGGAAATCGACGTTCGCAAGCGTACTGAAGTGGCATTGCGCCAATCAAAAGCACACTTGAAAGAGCAAGCCAAGCAGCTGGAGGAAGCTTTGCACGAACTGCACAGCACCCAAGCGCAACTAATTCAAAAAGAAAAAATGTCTAGCTTGGGGCAATTGGTCGCCGGTATCGCCCACGAAATTAACAATCCAGTCAGTTTTATTTACTGCAATCTAGATTATGCGAATCGCTACGTGCAAGACTTGCTCCACTTGTTACGGCTTTACCAACAAAACTTCCCTCAAAGTACGCCAGAAATTGTGGAAGCAGAGTCAGCGATCGATTTAGATTTCCTCGTAGCCGATATCACTAAATTGTTATCCTCAATGAAGCGGGGAGCTAAGCGCATTCACGAAATTGTTTTATCCTTGCGGAATTTTGCGCGACACGACGAAGCCGAGATGAAATTTGTCAATATTCACGAAGGGATTGACAGCACTCTCAGCTTACTGCAAAACCGCCTAAAAGCAACAGAAGGTTGCCCGCCTATCCAGGTGATTCAAGCTTACGGCGATTTGCCTCTGGTGGAATGCTATCCCGGACTGTTGAATCAAGTATTTATGAATCTGTTCGCCAATGCAATTGATGCTTTGGAAGAGTTAGAACGTAGCAAGGTTGACACTCTCTCACCTTCCCACCCTACCATTATCATTCGCACAGAGGTTGTCGGTCAGCGGGTGAGAATAAGTGTTGCCGATAATGGCCCCGGCATGACAGAAGAAGTGCGCCGACGGTTATACGACCCATTTTTTACCACCAAATCCGTAGGTCAGGGTATAGGTCTTGGTTTGTCGATTTGCTACCAAATTGTTGTGGAAAAACATCGCGGTCAATTGAATTGTATATCCCAGCCTGGGAAGGGTGCGGAATTTGTAATTGAAATACCCGTTTTTGCACGCTCAACGCAGCCGACTTCCTTCCAGTCTAAGACAGAGGTATCTTCTCAGCAACAATTAGCGTTAAATTGA
- the secD gene encoding protein translocase subunit SecD produces the protein MQKQRSLLALILVLVIAAIIVIVKIPIRLGLDLLGGAQLTIQVKPTQDVKQITPDVLEAVQRVIENRINGLGVSESLVQTVGQDQIVVQLPGVSDPQQAERVLGGTAQLDFRKQKPGTEAQLFAEQQIARELKAQREQLRKAGDKTKLAEIQTKINSSNEAIASLYERTNPPLTGKNLKDAFATTDQAAVNWSVALRFDGQGGDLFAELTKNIAGTGRTLGIFLDNELISAATVDVKYAQAGITGGSAEISGRFTVQEAQDLAIQLKGGALPVPVEIVENRTVGATLGKDSIQSSIYAGMAGLFLVLIFMVFYYRLPGLIADLALIVYSLLTLASFALVNVTLTLPGIAGFILSIGMAVDANVLIFERTREELRAGKSLYRAVESGFYRAFSSILDSNVTTWIACGALFWLGSGLVKGFALTLALGVAVSMFTAITCSRTLLMFAISIPELRKPEYYAPKKVEVSP, from the coding sequence ATGCAAAAACAGCGTTCCTTATTAGCTCTGATCCTAGTCCTGGTAATCGCTGCCATCATAGTAATCGTTAAAATACCGATCCGATTGGGATTGGATCTTCTCGGTGGCGCACAGCTGACAATTCAGGTAAAACCGACACAGGATGTCAAACAAATTACTCCAGATGTTTTGGAAGCAGTTCAAAGAGTGATCGAAAACCGCATTAACGGTTTGGGCGTTTCCGAATCTTTGGTACAAACTGTAGGGCAAGATCAGATTGTAGTGCAGTTGCCGGGAGTAAGCGATCCGCAACAGGCGGAAAGAGTGCTGGGTGGCACAGCTCAATTAGATTTTCGCAAACAAAAGCCCGGTACGGAAGCGCAGCTATTTGCCGAACAACAGATAGCGCGGGAATTGAAAGCACAGCGAGAACAGTTGAGAAAGGCTGGGGATAAAACCAAGCTGGCAGAAATTCAGACGAAAATTAACAGCAGCAACGAAGCGATCGCATCTTTGTACGAACGCACCAACCCCCCACTCACCGGCAAAAACCTCAAAGATGCCTTCGCCACCACCGATCAAGCTGCCGTTAATTGGAGTGTAGCGCTGCGTTTTGACGGTCAGGGCGGCGATTTGTTTGCGGAACTGACTAAAAACATCGCCGGTACCGGACGCACTTTGGGCATTTTCCTAGACAACGAATTGATCAGCGCTGCTACCGTGGACGTTAAGTACGCCCAAGCGGGTATTACAGGCGGAAGTGCTGAAATTAGCGGACGCTTTACCGTACAAGAAGCCCAAGATTTGGCGATCCAGCTTAAAGGCGGTGCGTTACCTGTGCCGGTAGAAATAGTGGAGAACCGCACGGTGGGTGCCACGCTAGGTAAAGATAGCATCCAAAGCAGTATCTATGCAGGTATGGCTGGTCTGTTTTTGGTCTTAATCTTTATGGTGTTTTACTATCGACTGCCTGGGTTAATTGCTGACCTAGCTTTGATAGTGTATAGTTTGCTAACTCTAGCTAGCTTCGCTTTGGTAAATGTTACCCTCACTTTGCCTGGAATTGCCGGTTTTATTCTCAGTATCGGGATGGCAGTTGATGCCAACGTGCTGATTTTTGAGCGGACGCGAGAAGAATTGCGTGCGGGTAAGAGTTTGTATCGCGCCGTTGAGTCGGGGTTTTACCGCGCTTTTTCTAGTATTTTGGATAGTAACGTGACAACGTGGATTGCCTGTGGCGCTTTGTTTTGGTTGGGCAGCGGTTTGGTGAAGGGTTTTGCGCTGACTCTGGCGTTGGGTGTGGCGGTGAGTATGTTTACAGCGATTACCTGTAGCCGCACACTATTAATGTTTGCCATCTCTATTCCCGAATTACGCAAACCGGAATATTATGCCCCCAAAAAAGTTGAGGTATCCCCATGA
- a CDS encoding Nif3-like dinuclear metal center hexameric protein: MKIIDLITWFENWAPPSWQESWDNCGWQIEPVILDEPARVLVCLTPTLTVMQEAISLRDNGIPVNLIFAHHPLIFSPLKSLQSGNPIAEMVRLAYTHKIGVYTAHTNFDRVNDGTADMLAQILQLKQVTPITPSQDGLGYGRVGYLEPSLTLKDLLTEIQTRLSPPNLIFSPESNLDITIDKVAVLGGSGASFISAVVKTGAKAYLTSDCKFHQFQEARDRGIILIDAGHYATERPACDRLVQKFRDLGVEWAQLSQKDEDFRQFFQIT; encoded by the coding sequence ATGAAAATTATCGATTTAATTACGTGGTTTGAAAATTGGGCTCCCCCATCATGGCAAGAAAGTTGGGATAATTGCGGTTGGCAAATTGAGCCGGTAATTTTGGATGAACCAGCACGGGTATTAGTTTGTTTGACTCCCACTTTGACGGTGATGCAGGAAGCTATTTCTCTGCGCGATAATGGCATTCCAGTAAATTTGATATTTGCTCATCATCCACTCATTTTTAGTCCGCTGAAATCGCTGCAAAGTGGGAATCCTATTGCGGAAATGGTTAGACTTGCCTATACCCACAAAATTGGGGTTTACACCGCTCACACTAATTTCGATCGAGTTAATGATGGTACGGCGGATATGTTAGCGCAAATTTTGCAGTTAAAGCAAGTTACGCCGATAACTCCCAGTCAAGATGGATTGGGATACGGTCGCGTTGGCTATCTGGAACCATCCCTGACTTTGAAGGATTTGCTGACTGAAATTCAAACTCGACTTTCTCCTCCGAATCTGATATTTTCACCTGAAAGTAATTTAGATATAACTATTGACAAAGTGGCGGTTTTAGGGGGGTCTGGAGCAAGTTTTATTTCGGCTGTTGTGAAGACGGGAGCTAAAGCTTACCTGACTTCTGATTGTAAGTTTCACCAATTCCAAGAAGCACGCGATCGCGGTATTATCTTAATCGATGCCGGACATTATGCCACAGAAAGACCGGCTTGCGATCGCTTAGTGCAAAAATTCAGAGATTTAGGTGTAGAATGGGCGCAACTGAGCCAAAAAGATGAAGACTTTCGCCAATTTTTTCAGATTACCTAA
- a CDS encoding ATP-binding protein, whose product MQLLHNTSFEQADNWLYQSKKVQESLNEYTINLTPTYPKLVKTIPHQQRVDARRRETNISVSQAFYKQEDREQKTSLNAKLAELNFYEESIESNCPAEEAVKLFKANPLLPGIILSEQGKFCGMISRRRFFEYMSRPYACELFSKRPIFALYGFVQTEILILNINTSIVVASRQSLQRSPELLYEPIVVQDERGIYKMLDVHQLLLAQSKIHDSVTEALRQAEVKYRSIFENAVDGIFQTTLDGRYLSVNPALAHIYGYDSPEELIQSYTDIGRQLYVDPYRRAEFVAKIEKYDFISRFESQVYRKDGSIIWISENARTVRDEKGNLLYYEGTAEDITERKQAEEALRQSEARSRQQAAELQAALQELQKTQAQLIQTEKMSSLGQLLAGVAHEINNPVNCIYSNLPHTHRYIEDLLNLLKLYAKHYPQPHEEIQAETDAIDLEFLMEDLPKILCAMQQGAERICEIVLSLRNFSRLDEKQMKPADIHQGIDSTLLILQHRLKAKGGHPEIQVIKEYGELPLVECYPGQINQVFMNLLSNAIDALEMGTGENNLFPIPTIWISTQVVGDRVRICIADNGPGMTQDTRKQMFEPFFTTKPVGKGTGLGLSISSQIIEEKHNGKLECSSVLGQGTEFAIEIPIRQ is encoded by the coding sequence ATGCAACTGCTGCACAACACCAGTTTTGAACAGGCGGACAATTGGTTATACCAATCTAAAAAAGTGCAAGAAAGTTTAAATGAATACACGATAAATCTGACACCAACCTACCCTAAATTGGTAAAAACAATTCCTCACCAACAGCGGGTAGACGCAAGACGGCGTGAAACCAATATCTCTGTTAGCCAAGCTTTTTATAAGCAGGAAGATCGCGAACAGAAAACCAGTTTGAATGCTAAACTGGCAGAACTAAATTTTTATGAAGAAAGCATTGAATCTAATTGTCCGGCAGAAGAAGCGGTTAAGCTTTTTAAGGCTAACCCTTTGCTTCCCGGTATCATCCTCTCCGAACAAGGTAAGTTTTGTGGGATGATTTCGCGGCGGCGGTTTTTCGAGTATATGAGCCGTCCATATGCTTGCGAGTTATTTTCAAAAAGACCTATTTTTGCACTCTACGGTTTTGTTCAGACTGAAATTTTAATCCTTAATATCAATACGTCGATTGTGGTAGCATCTCGGCAGTCTTTACAGCGATCGCCTGAGTTGCTCTACGAACCGATCGTTGTACAAGACGAACGGGGAATATACAAAATGTTAGACGTACATCAGTTACTCTTGGCTCAGTCGAAAATTCACGACTCTGTAACAGAAGCACTTCGGCAAGCTGAAGTTAAATATCGCAGTATTTTTGAAAATGCTGTGGATGGCATCTTTCAAACAACGCTGGATGGGCGTTACCTCAGCGTTAACCCAGCACTGGCACATATTTACGGTTACGACTCGCCGGAGGAACTAATACAGAGTTACACCGATATCGGACGACAACTTTATGTAGATCCCTATCGGCGGGCTGAGTTTGTTGCTAAGATTGAAAAATACGACTTTATATCCAGATTCGAGTCACAGGTTTATCGCAAAGACGGTAGCATTATCTGGATTTCCGAAAACGCTCGCACAGTTCGAGACGAAAAGGGCAATTTACTTTATTACGAAGGTACTGCGGAAGATATCACCGAGCGCAAACAGGCAGAGGAAGCTTTGCGCCAATCGGAAGCGCGATCGCGCCAACAAGCAGCTGAACTGCAAGCAGCTTTACAGGAACTTCAAAAAACACAAGCTCAATTGATTCAAACTGAAAAAATGTCCAGTTTGGGACAGTTGCTTGCTGGTGTTGCTCACGAAATTAACAACCCGGTTAACTGCATTTACAGCAATCTTCCTCACACCCATCGATATATAGAAGATTTGCTCAATCTCCTCAAGCTCTACGCTAAGCACTATCCCCAACCTCACGAGGAGATCCAAGCTGAGACTGACGCGATCGACTTAGAATTTTTGATGGAAGATTTGCCCAAAATATTGTGTGCTATGCAGCAGGGAGCAGAACGCATTTGCGAAATAGTTTTGTCGCTGCGAAATTTCTCGCGCCTGGATGAAAAGCAAATGAAGCCCGCCGATATTCACCAGGGAATTGATAGCACTCTGCTCATCTTGCAACATCGCCTCAAAGCAAAGGGAGGACATCCAGAAATTCAGGTGATTAAAGAATACGGCGAATTGCCTTTGGTAGAGTGCTATCCCGGACAAATTAACCAGGTATTTATGAATCTGCTTAGCAATGCAATTGATGCTCTGGAAATGGGGACTGGGGAAAATAATCTATTCCCAATACCGACAATTTGGATTAGCACCCAAGTTGTAGGCGATCGCGTCAGAATATGTATTGCCGATAATGGCCCTGGTATGACCCAAGATACCCGCAAGCAGATGTTTGAACCTTTCTTTACCACCAAACCCGTCGGTAAAGGTACGGGTCTCGGTTTATCGATCAGCAGTCAGATTATTGAGGAAAAACACAATGGCAAATTAGAATGTAGTTCTGTACTCGGACAAGGCACAGAGTTTGCGATCGAAATCCCGATTCGTCAGTAG
- a CDS encoding con-10 family general stress protein yields MTEKSKRGFASMDKDKQREIASKGGQAAHQKGTAHEFTPEEAREAGRKGGQAVSKDREHMAEIGREGGKHSHKNQKDKTDSE; encoded by the coding sequence ATGACGGAGAAAAGCAAGCGCGGATTTGCTTCTATGGACAAAGACAAGCAACGCGAAATCGCCAGTAAGGGAGGACAAGCCGCACATCAAAAGGGAACCGCTCACGAGTTTACACCCGAAGAAGCTAGAGAAGCCGGTCGCAAAGGCGGTCAAGCGGTCAGTAAAGATCGCGAACATATGGCTGAAATTGGTCGCGAAGGCGGAAAACACAGCCACAAAAATCAAAAAGACAAGACCGATTCGGAGTGA
- a CDS encoding type IV pilin-like G/H family protein, with protein MTQPSNSNDFVQTPQPNRSSNIFIWIMASLGCGCLGFIVLGIIAAIALPSFLNQANKARQAEAKQYVAAILRSQQAFRIEKPTFSNSLQELQVGIRPETVNYSYKIVPQPDKSKSVIITAQAKRSGLKSYTGTVFAIKKGNDVTTVTVICESNLSTSTPPAAPKPPQGENSLIECPSGSQKISI; from the coding sequence ATGACACAGCCATCCAATTCTAACGATTTCGTACAAACTCCACAACCAAATCGATCGTCAAATATTTTTATTTGGATTATGGCGAGTTTAGGTTGTGGCTGTTTGGGTTTTATTGTACTAGGCATTATTGCCGCCATAGCTTTGCCTAGTTTCCTCAACCAAGCCAACAAAGCAAGGCAAGCGGAAGCCAAACAATATGTTGCCGCTATTCTCAGATCCCAGCAAGCTTTTAGAATCGAAAAACCTACTTTTAGCAATTCTCTTCAAGAATTACAAGTGGGAATTAGACCGGAAACTGTCAATTATAGCTATAAAATAGTGCCTCAGCCGGATAAAAGCAAAAGCGTAATTATAACTGCACAAGCGAAAAGATCCGGTTTAAAAAGCTACACTGGTACTGTGTTCGCGATTAAAAAGGGCAACGATGTCACTACCGTTACAGTTATCTGCGAAAGCAATCTCTCCACCAGCACACCTCCAGCAGCACCAAAACCTCCTCAAGGTGAAAATAGTTTAATTGAATGTCCTTCCGGTTCGCAAAAAATTAGCATTTAA
- the secF gene encoding protein translocase subunit SecF has translation MKLQVNKQRSRWWIISAAILISGLIAMLVSWAQIGSPLRPGLDFIGGTRLQYELDCQIPNNCSKPIDVGTVRQIVDAQGLTNSSIQVVGQYGLSVRTKERDLKVEQRTQLEKDLSEKIGTFDPNKTQIDTVGPTVGRQLLSTGLLALMISFFGIIVYMTVRFELDYAIFAIVALFHDVWLTAGFFAIFGVVLGVEVDSLFIVALLTIIGFSVNDTVVIYDRIREIISKDGNRAIADIVDDAVNQTLARSINTTLTVLLTLLSIFLFGGETLKYFALALIIGFSTGAYSSIFIASSLLAWWRERTGRGIPAPAEGLSQVDATSSNDASSV, from the coding sequence ATGAAATTACAGGTAAACAAGCAGCGATCGCGCTGGTGGATCATCTCTGCCGCTATCCTCATCAGCGGTTTAATTGCTATGCTGGTTTCTTGGGCGCAAATTGGCTCACCTCTGCGTCCGGGTTTGGATTTTATTGGTGGGACGCGACTGCAATATGAATTGGATTGTCAAATACCGAATAATTGCAGCAAACCGATCGACGTAGGCACAGTTAGGCAAATAGTAGATGCTCAAGGTCTAACTAATAGCAGCATCCAAGTGGTAGGTCAGTACGGTCTTTCTGTGCGGACAAAAGAAAGAGATTTGAAAGTCGAGCAACGCACGCAGCTAGAAAAGGATCTCAGCGAAAAAATTGGCACTTTCGATCCTAATAAAACTCAAATCGATACGGTTGGGCCTACAGTCGGACGGCAGCTCCTCAGTACGGGTTTGTTAGCTTTAATGATTTCGTTTTTCGGTATTATCGTTTACATGACCGTCCGATTTGAGTTGGACTACGCCATTTTTGCGATCGTCGCTCTGTTTCACGATGTTTGGCTGACGGCGGGCTTTTTCGCTATCTTCGGTGTAGTCCTGGGGGTGGAAGTCGATAGTTTATTTATAGTCGCTTTGCTGACGATTATCGGTTTTTCAGTTAACGATACTGTGGTTATTTACGACAGAATTCGGGAAATTATCAGCAAAGATGGCAATCGTGCGATCGCTGATATTGTAGATGATGCGGTCAATCAAACGTTGGCGCGATCGATCAACACTACATTAACTGTATTGCTAACATTGCTTTCCATCTTCCTATTTGGCGGAGAAACCCTGAAATACTTTGCTCTTGCCTTAATTATCGGCTTTAGCACAGGTGCTTACTCCAGTATCTTCATTGCCAGTTCTCTGTTAGCTTGGTGGAGAGAACGCACCGGTCGCGGTATCCCCGCTCCCGCAGAAGGGTTAAGTCAGGTTGATGCTACCAGTTCCAATGATGCCAGCAGTGTTTGA
- a CDS encoding class I SAM-dependent methyltransferase, which yields MTNRQSIRKGYEEYSVKGFYEQFGDEYRNPHEVAIQQVLQIAVEKWQLNLHKVLDLACGSGEVTLALKSLGATYVDGIDPYTYNAYLQRTGKQAEKYTFEEIASGILCDRHYTIIICSFALHLVEESRLPLLVYQLSLIANSMVIITPHKRPQLKPEWGWICLDEIVFDRVRSRFYKIKNFSP from the coding sequence ATGACTAATCGCCAATCTATTAGAAAAGGATACGAAGAATACAGCGTTAAAGGTTTTTACGAGCAATTTGGCGATGAATACAGGAATCCTCACGAAGTTGCCATTCAACAAGTTCTACAAATAGCTGTCGAAAAATGGCAGTTGAATTTGCACAAAGTTTTGGATTTAGCTTGCGGTAGCGGCGAAGTTACTTTAGCGCTGAAAAGTTTGGGAGCTACGTATGTTGATGGTATCGATCCATATACGTACAATGCCTACTTGCAACGAACGGGAAAGCAAGCAGAAAAATATACGTTTGAAGAGATTGCATCCGGAATTCTTTGTGATAGGCATTATACCATTATAATTTGCAGTTTTGCTTTGCATTTGGTGGAAGAATCGCGCCTGCCTTTATTAGTTTACCAGTTGAGTTTAATTGCCAACTCAATGGTAATTATTACACCCCACAAGCGTCCTCAGCTAAAGCCTGAATGGGGATGGATTTGCTTGGACGAGATTGTGTTCGATCGCGTGCGATCGCGTTTTTATAAAATTAAAAATTTCTCTCCCTAA